A genomic region of Planococcus kocurii contains the following coding sequences:
- a CDS encoding beta-class carbonic anhydrase, translated as MALLDQILEYNEVFVKEKRYEEFITTKFPDKKFVILTCMDTRLLEMLPKAMNFKNGDAKIVKSAGAVINHPFGGIMRSLLVAVYELNADEIYIVGHHDCGMSAIDPDVILDKMKKRGIDEKTIEMMKYSGVNLEGWLGGFDDVAESVAHSVDMVRHHPLLVNTVPVHGLVIDPTTGKLDVVVNGNENR; from the coding sequence ATGGCTTTATTAGACCAAATCTTAGAGTACAACGAAGTGTTCGTAAAGGAAAAGCGTTACGAGGAATTTATAACGACTAAATTTCCGGATAAAAAATTCGTCATTTTAACATGTATGGATACACGACTTTTAGAAATGCTACCGAAAGCGATGAATTTCAAAAATGGGGATGCGAAAATTGTTAAAAGTGCCGGAGCTGTCATCAACCACCCATTTGGTGGTATTATGCGCAGCCTACTTGTAGCTGTATACGAACTGAATGCAGATGAAATTTATATTGTTGGCCATCATGACTGCGGCATGTCTGCTATAGATCCTGATGTAATCCTTGATAAAATGAAAAAACGAGGAATAGATGAAAAGACCATTGAGATGATGAAGTATTCAGGAGTCAATTTAGAAGGTTGGCTTGGTGGATTTGACGACGTAGCAGAAAGTGTCGCTCATAGTGTCGACATGGTACGTCATCATCCCTTACTAGTCAATACAGTCCCAGTTCATGGCCTGGTTATTGATCCAACTACTGGAAAATTAGATGTTGTTGTTAATGGAAACGAAAACCGCTGA
- a CDS encoding DinB family protein, which translates to MNKDKMFSYHKWATLACLQHVRDLGEELYKTEGINSFASIQETTEHVLGVEKLWLLRMSGVANPTFEHFDVETTEQAAESFMLLHAEMELFFASLPEAQWQETLHYRNMRGDDFSTTREEMLFTFVNHASYHRGQVTSLLRQFGKEGMALDYIYYQKQNR; encoded by the coding sequence TTGAACAAAGACAAAATGTTCTCCTATCACAAATGGGCCACATTAGCCTGCCTGCAACACGTTAGAGATTTAGGCGAAGAACTTTACAAAACAGAAGGAATCAATTCTTTTGCTTCGATTCAAGAAACAACAGAGCATGTTTTAGGCGTGGAAAAACTGTGGTTGCTTCGAATGTCAGGTGTAGCGAATCCGACATTTGAACATTTCGATGTAGAAACAACGGAACAAGCAGCAGAAAGTTTTATGTTGCTTCATGCTGAAATGGAATTATTCTTCGCCTCTTTACCTGAAGCGCAGTGGCAAGAAACGCTCCATTATCGAAATATGCGCGGAGATGATTTTTCCACAACTAGAGAAGAAATGCTATTCACTTTTGTTAATCATGCTAGCTATCATAGGGGGCAGGTAACGTCTTTGCTACGGCAATTCGGGAAAGAAGGCATGGCGCTTGATTACATCTATTACCAAAAACAAAACCGCTGA
- a CDS encoding GNAT family N-acetyltransferase encodes MNLLFEGQTCYLRSLAVEDAEEMVQLLLRNREYWSVYEPRHRDSYFSASVQREKIRESIYQARENREYSVGIFEHNTNKLIGHISVYSVKRMPFLSALIGYSIDKVYVGKGIATEAVNLMTVFGFEQLRLHRVEAYVSPDNVGSIRVLEKTGFRQEGLLKSFLYINGEWKDHFYYSVIEEEF; translated from the coding sequence GTGAATTTGCTTTTTGAAGGGCAGACATGCTATCTGCGCAGTTTAGCGGTTGAAGATGCAGAGGAAATGGTGCAATTGCTGCTTCGTAACCGAGAATACTGGTCTGTCTACGAACCACGTCATCGAGACAGCTATTTCTCAGCGAGCGTTCAGCGAGAAAAAATTCGGGAATCGATTTATCAAGCGAGAGAAAATCGAGAATACAGCGTTGGGATCTTTGAACACAATACCAATAAGTTGATTGGACACATCTCCGTGTACAGCGTGAAACGGATGCCTTTTTTAAGTGCTTTGATCGGTTATTCGATTGATAAGGTGTATGTGGGTAAAGGGATTGCTACAGAAGCAGTCAACTTAATGACGGTCTTTGGTTTTGAACAGCTTCGTCTTCACCGAGTCGAAGCTTATGTTTCTCCGGATAATGTGGGCTCTATTCGCGTGTTGGAGAAAACGGGTTTTCGACAAGAAGGCTTGTTGAAGAGTTTTCTCTATATAAATGGTGAGTGGAAAGACCATTTTTATTATTCAGTAATTGAGGAAGAATTTTGA